A region from the Papio anubis isolate 15944 chromosome 6, Panubis1.0, whole genome shotgun sequence genome encodes:
- the TENT5A gene encoding terminal nucleotidyltransferase 5A isoform X2 has product MAEGEGYFAMAEDELACGPYIPLGGDFGGGDFGGSDFGGSDFGGGGSFGGHCLDYCESPTAHCNVLNWEQVQRLDGILSETIPIHGRGNFPTLELQPSLIVKVVRRRLAEKRIGVRDVRLNGSAASHVLHQDSGLGYKDLDLIFCADLRGEGEFQTVKDVVLDCLLDFLPEGVNKEKITPLTLKEAYVQKMVKVCNDSDRWSLISLSNNSGKNVELKFVDSLRRQFEFSVDSFQIKLDSLLLFYECSENPMTETFHPTIIGESVYGDFQEAFDHLCNKIIATRNPEEIRGGGLLKYCNLLVRGFRPASDEIKTLQRYMCSRFFIDFSDIGEQQRKLESYLQNHFVGLEDRKYEYLMTLHGVVNESTVCLMGHERRQTLNLITMLAIRVLADQNVIPNVANVTCYYQPAPYVADANFSNYYIAQVQPVFTCQQQTYSTWLPCN; this is encoded by the exons ATGGCGGAGGGCGAAGGGTACTTTGCCATGGCCGAGGACGAGCTGGCCTGCGGCCCCTACATCCCCCTAGGCGGCGACTTCGGCGGCGGCGACTTCGGCGGCAGCGACTTCGGCGGCAGCGACTTCGGCGGCGGCGGCAGCTTCGGTGGGCACTGCTTGGACTATTGCGAAAGCCCCACGGCGCACTGCAATGTGCTGAACTGGGAGCAAGTGCAGCGGCTGGACGGCATCCTGAGCGAGACCATTCCGATCCACGGGCGCGGCAACTTCCCCACGCTCGAGCTGCAACCGAGCCTGATCGTGAAGGTGGTGCGGCGGCGCCTGGCCGAGAAGCGCATCGGCGTCCGCGACGTGCGCCTCAACGGCTCGGCCGCCAGCCACGTCCTGCACCAGGACAGCGGCCTGGGCTACAAGGACCTGGACCTCATCTTCTGCGCCGACCTGCGCGGGGAAGGGGAGTTTCAGACTGTGAAGGACGTCGTGCTGGACTGCCTGTTGGACTTCTTACCCGAGGGGGTGAACAAAGAGAAGATCACACCACTCACGCTCAAG GAAGCTTATGTGCAGAAAATGGTTAAAGTGTGCAATGACTCTGACCGATGGAGTCTTATATCCCTGTCAAACAACAGTGGCAAAAATGTGGAACTGAAATTTGTGGATTCCCTCCGGAGGCAGTTTGAATTCAGTGTAGATTCTTTTCAAATCAAATTAGACTCTCTTCTGCTCTTTTACGAATGTTCAGAGAACCCAATGACTGAGACATTTCACCCCACAATAATTGGGGAGAGCGTCTATGGCGATTTCCAGGAAGCCTTTGATCACCTTTGTAACAAGATAATTGCCACCAGGAACCCAGAGGAAATCCGAGGGGGAGGCCTACTTAAGTACTGCAACCTCTTGGTGAGGGGCTTTAGGCCCGCCTCTGATGAGATCAAGACCCTTCAGAGGTATATGTGTTCCAGGTTTTTCATCGACTTCTCAGACATTGGAGAGCAGCAGAGAAAACTGGAGTCCTATTTGCAGAACCACTTTGTGGGATTGGAAGACCGCAAGTATGAATATCTCATGACCCTTCATGGAGTGGTGAATGAGAGCACGGTGTGCCTGATGGGACATGAAAGAAGACAGACTTTAAACCTTATCACCATGCTGGCTATCCGAGTGTTAGCTGACCAAAATGTCATTCCTAATGTGGCTAATGTCACTTGCTATTACCAGCCAGCCCCCTATGTAGCAGATGCCAACTTTAGCAATTACTACATTGCACAGGTTCAGCCAGTATTCACGTGCCAGCAACAGACCTACTCCACTTGGCTACCCTGCAATtaa
- the TENT5A gene encoding terminal nucleotidyltransferase 5A isoform X1 — MHQRYFWTDQGQVALGGHYMAEGEGYFAMAEDELACGPYIPLGGDFGGGDFGGSDFGGSDFGGGGSFGGHCLDYCESPTAHCNVLNWEQVQRLDGILSETIPIHGRGNFPTLELQPSLIVKVVRRRLAEKRIGVRDVRLNGSAASHVLHQDSGLGYKDLDLIFCADLRGEGEFQTVKDVVLDCLLDFLPEGVNKEKITPLTLKEAYVQKMVKVCNDSDRWSLISLSNNSGKNVELKFVDSLRRQFEFSVDSFQIKLDSLLLFYECSENPMTETFHPTIIGESVYGDFQEAFDHLCNKIIATRNPEEIRGGGLLKYCNLLVRGFRPASDEIKTLQRYMCSRFFIDFSDIGEQQRKLESYLQNHFVGLEDRKYEYLMTLHGVVNESTVCLMGHERRQTLNLITMLAIRVLADQNVIPNVANVTCYYQPAPYVADANFSNYYIAQVQPVFTCQQQTYSTWLPCN; from the exons ATGCATCAGAGATACTTTTG GACTGACCAGGGCCAAGTGGCGCTCGGCGGGCACTACATGGCGGAGGGCGAAGGGTACTTTGCCATGGCCGAGGACGAGCTGGCCTGCGGCCCCTACATCCCCCTAGGCGGCGACTTCGGCGGCGGCGACTTCGGCGGCAGCGACTTCGGCGGCAGCGACTTCGGCGGCGGCGGCAGCTTCGGTGGGCACTGCTTGGACTATTGCGAAAGCCCCACGGCGCACTGCAATGTGCTGAACTGGGAGCAAGTGCAGCGGCTGGACGGCATCCTGAGCGAGACCATTCCGATCCACGGGCGCGGCAACTTCCCCACGCTCGAGCTGCAACCGAGCCTGATCGTGAAGGTGGTGCGGCGGCGCCTGGCCGAGAAGCGCATCGGCGTCCGCGACGTGCGCCTCAACGGCTCGGCCGCCAGCCACGTCCTGCACCAGGACAGCGGCCTGGGCTACAAGGACCTGGACCTCATCTTCTGCGCCGACCTGCGCGGGGAAGGGGAGTTTCAGACTGTGAAGGACGTCGTGCTGGACTGCCTGTTGGACTTCTTACCCGAGGGGGTGAACAAAGAGAAGATCACACCACTCACGCTCAAG GAAGCTTATGTGCAGAAAATGGTTAAAGTGTGCAATGACTCTGACCGATGGAGTCTTATATCCCTGTCAAACAACAGTGGCAAAAATGTGGAACTGAAATTTGTGGATTCCCTCCGGAGGCAGTTTGAATTCAGTGTAGATTCTTTTCAAATCAAATTAGACTCTCTTCTGCTCTTTTACGAATGTTCAGAGAACCCAATGACTGAGACATTTCACCCCACAATAATTGGGGAGAGCGTCTATGGCGATTTCCAGGAAGCCTTTGATCACCTTTGTAACAAGATAATTGCCACCAGGAACCCAGAGGAAATCCGAGGGGGAGGCCTACTTAAGTACTGCAACCTCTTGGTGAGGGGCTTTAGGCCCGCCTCTGATGAGATCAAGACCCTTCAGAGGTATATGTGTTCCAGGTTTTTCATCGACTTCTCAGACATTGGAGAGCAGCAGAGAAAACTGGAGTCCTATTTGCAGAACCACTTTGTGGGATTGGAAGACCGCAAGTATGAATATCTCATGACCCTTCATGGAGTGGTGAATGAGAGCACGGTGTGCCTGATGGGACATGAAAGAAGACAGACTTTAAACCTTATCACCATGCTGGCTATCCGAGTGTTAGCTGACCAAAATGTCATTCCTAATGTGGCTAATGTCACTTGCTATTACCAGCCAGCCCCCTATGTAGCAGATGCCAACTTTAGCAATTACTACATTGCACAGGTTCAGCCAGTATTCACGTGCCAGCAACAGACCTACTCCACTTGGCTACCCTGCAATtaa